GggaaaaaatcaattttttggTTGGTACAATCTAAAATGTTGAATCGATATTGTAGGAGAGGGAAGACATCAAAGAAGAGATGTCAGAGGAGGAAtttcaattgaatttgaatttcaaatcttttatacattgatagtgtatacattttTACCATTGGATGTATGACATCTAatctgaatttaaatttgaaacccAAATTTTGCATATATGTTGTGCATCCAACcatgataatgtatacactgtcagtgtatataagatttactctttattttaacacaaaaactagaaatttatTTGTGCCTTAGCACtatctttctttatttattgtgaatttacACAAAGATGAATAATTGAAATtcaaaaattaacaataatctTACATGTTCATTCAtatcaattttaaaaaattaatgtattctaaatgttcaattatttactaatttttaaaatttgttatatatgTTCACTATAATATGATAGTATACACCAAATAATGTACCACATTTCAAAAACTTGGTatatattctttttttcttataaatattcttttagataatttaGATTTTTATAATGACCATAAACCTAGAACTATATATTCATATTTAATTAAGCGGAAAAGATCTAataatccatttttcttcatcaataaatattcaatttccaacaatattgaAATATGTTGGTGTAACTGTTAATTCTCCTTTTTACactaaattaattcaaaattaaggaaagaaatGATGAACAATGTGAATACTAATCAACGATATGGTGGTGAAAGAAAATAATTTATAGGATTTATAAGATTTCAAtaattgtgatttgaaaaaaaaaatttactatagTTCTATGTGATAATTTGGCAGCAAGCAAATATATTAAGATAAGATTAATTactttttaaagttattttaaaattaaaaataatttttaaatatatcCACAAGAATTTCAAATCAAAACCATCCTTTCGTTATCCAAACCAGAAGTGGACTATTGTCGCCAGGAAAAGCCGGGCTGGCATGGCAGGTTTTAGAATACGATTTTAACCCTAATTATGAAATGACCGTCCGACATTGCTTTCTCATCCTCCTCTCTTCTCATTCTCACCACCACAGCATCAACTTTACTCCTCGCTTCATTTTACAAAGCCAATCCACAACTTAGCCACAAATCAAGCTCTATTGTCCTGCTCTATcccccttttcttccttttcgcaATCTCCCTTGCACTCAAGCCGAAGAAGCAGTACAGtacccatgaaattttcttttaggaCAAGGACAAGATTTGCAAAACTATCTATACCTAAGGTGGAGTTTTGCAATTAACCCATCAAACCATGGCAAACATATTTTATGGGagactttaaaatataaaacaCACGAATAAGGAAAGCAACCTTGCCCCATTACCACCCTTACCCAGTGTTTTAAAAACCGAATCGGACTTGCCGGTTCGACTGGTCGGACCACGAACCGGCCTTGGTTCCGATCCGATTCATGCTTGGGTTGATTATACTTAAAAACCGGATTGAACTATACGAACCGGATTGAACCGTTGAACTggagttttttttgtttttatctattaaattgaaaaaaaaaatttaaaaagaataTGCTTTCCTTAACCCTAAAAGCTAATTATTAAATGTCACATTCACTcactttcttctcattttttacctcttatcaagtttgtatttttaatttctatttTCTTGACCTCTTCCAAACtcaaaacttcttttttttttttaagttgcaaTATCTAAATATTAATAACttgaattaaaatttaaactcaCAATGTCTAATTCTCATAgatgtgaattttgtataatttcaaaatattgtggtaTTTTTGAGTTGGatttaacattatttttttggtaaatcCAATtaagattgagatgaaatttatttgtttcaatttataatttaaaaattttatttgagaaaatccaacttctttgaaaatattaaatttttcatcatataaagttttaaattagtccaATGCATGTCtaattttgtgcatatatatttatataaattattttttaaaaattcattgaatCAGGATTGAACTGGTCCGGTCCGAACACTTCATCGATTCAattaacggtttgagttttaaaacattgccCTTACTTAGGGCATGGAGTTTTTGTGATTAACCCAAGTTTGATACTCAAAACTTTTACAGTATTTCATTTTGACCTATGGACAATTTGGACAACTCTAAATGATTTAATGAATTTTTACTAGGGTTAAAAGTAAGTTCACTAAACGTTGGGATACTTTGTACTGTAGTTCCTACCGTTTATTTTGTTACTTTAATCCTTTCGTTAGTCAACCTCAGTATTTGACTGCTAAATAGTAATGAATTTTCCcgaaaatttcctaaaatatatcggttcaaaatttttggacaaaaatacccaTTGTCTgcaaatttattaaaaagatCTCCACAACCCTTTTATCTAAACAATGACCTCGTACCctgttttttaaaattttaaaaaaaaatcgcaACTCTTTTGACAGTTCCAATACAGCATAACCACATTCTTCTTTTGAAGTAAAGTATCTGTTCCACTCTTcagctccatttttttttcttctaagaataatctttcttacactgtcaatgtatacATCATCGCTGGGTTTCGATGATTGCCACATTAACCTGATTTGAATATGAATaccaaattttatatatgtaaCACGCATCTAAATCTGCTAATGCATATACTGTCAATGCATAAGagatttatcattttttttaactttaggAAAATGAAGtacttttttccattttctccaTTCTTTTCAATCTCACAGTGGACACAACAAATTGTTTCAAATCTATCTAAATTAATGCATTTCGGtctttcacttttctctttgcTTCAACAAGTTTTTCACCTACagatttatgttattttttctgGAAAAACTGAGCTAAGTATATTCATGTctagtaaattaaaaaaatgaagaattagCAACAGCAATTCTATTGCTCATGTTCAACTCATTTGaatatgaaaaacaaaaaaatatataattgatcatcgaaaaaacaaatgaaattcaaaaacAAGATTGAATTTGTTTGCCAATCGAGCCAAACACAAATTTGTGTGCAAGCAGATCAAATATGTTAGTAAACCCTACAAAATTACGTTGTTGTCCAATTTGCCCCTCATTCTCCTCACCAATATTGCCAGCCAATGCAAGTAAAAATTGCGATACTTCTTTACTACAAAAAAAGGGCGTAAATTTATCAGACAGAGAGAGGCCATTTctcattttatatattttcattttcctcccacttacactaaaaaaaaaaatcattttgctTCTTTTCATTGTGAAACTCAACCTCCTTTGATTTCAATTTTGCTTGTgctcttttttccctttctgctTCAAAATTGGCACAGTTCCTGctattttttaatgaaaagaaAACATTGGCACGTGAAGTTGGCAATTGGCACTAATTGCCTTATATTCAAGTGGCTCTAAGGATAGAGCATCATCTGTTTCATTTGTATTCTGTGTAGAAGTTATTGGACTAAGACACCTCACAAATAGTTGTTTCTTCCTGTGGGGTTCTGGAACTAACACCTCTCATACATTTTGTTAGAAAAACTACAGAACTATCAATATTTTTTTAGTCTCTATCTTAATCAATGTCAAATTAGTGATATTTTTCGATAACTGTGAATGTGATCCAACTTTTTagcttatctttttttttctttggtatCAAAAACAACAATAGTTCACAAAAAAACTGGCCTAGAACCACTACCAACTTATGGTAGTTCTAACACTGCAAAAATCCACAAACTCTAAAAGATCCTGGCAacactttcttctctttcttaaGATAAATTTAAATCTCTGGTAAAGTCCCATCAAAACTATTGTATCATAATAAACAATTTTTTGTTGTAGTTGCTATCAAACAAAAACGTAAGTTTTTGAGGAGTTTTGATTTCCGTTTCGTATAATTGTGCtaaattattttacaaattgTTTAGAAAAGTAGATTAAACTTTACTCAATGAGCACACTTTAGCGtattcatttaaatttttgacCAAGCCAATATTACTTTAAGATTTGGTTGCTGAAAGTgtaaaattaggaaaggtacgtgtaatttttgaaacctcaAGAAAGCTCAACGAAATTGTCAAAACTGCAGGGGAGGTTTCAGCAATTAACCCTTTAATTATTGTTGATTCTCGATGATGCGTAGAACcgaaataagaaacaaaagaagcaaaagaaacGAATCCAAACTTAATCCTGATTCAATAGTATTATAATAATCACAGAGTATTTCATAAATTACACATCTTGGTTGACAAAGCCACTCACACTCAAAACTTAACTATAAGTCACACTTTTATTCCCACCATCTTAATTGGCAAAGCGCTCGCAAAACTAAATACAAATTTATCAACACTCTAATTAAGTACAGAGTAACGACTACTGCATATCCGTGCATAAGTGCTTGATAGTCTGGCTAATCCTCTTCTGCAGAAACGAAAAGGAGATCATTCTGAAACACCCAATGGCATGCTACAACTTTCCCAGGAGAGGATTTCAGCAACTTAAAGGCCACATGATTAGGGGACCAGTTTGAAGTATCCATGTGACATATCACCATGACTGTGTTGATTGGAAGTTTTGTCTTAGGTTCAAGAACATCTACTGCGTAGGCTTCAGTTTTGGACAGCAAATGGCAGAAATACGTcgcaaaaggaagaaaaaattcatgacatgagacaatttttttgaatttaagCTTTTCCACATTTCCAACTATAAATTCTTTTCCAGAGCCCTGTGTATTTTTTGTAGTCAATGGGACCACATGGTTTGTACCTATCGCAGTCTTTGCAAATTCAACCATATCTTCAAGGGATTTTAAACAGCTCTGAATCTCTTCCTTAAGAGGAGGAGTATTGCAATAAATAAGAGTGGATCGAATGGCATCTTTTGTTCGTGGGTTTTTAAAGGATTGAGGAAATAACTTTTGTAGGTCATTTTCCACAACAGAGAACTTTGATGCAatttgagaaggaagaaatgaatGTTGAGGTAATTGGTTTTCCAAGTTTGAGAGATGCATCATGCTTCCTTGTTTGAGAAGTGAGATTTCGAAGAAAGAAGAAGGATCAACATGTTGAACCAGCGATGGGCTAATTCTGCCATAGCCGTAAGCACCAAAAGCCCGCATATTTACAACGAGTGATCTGGGTGAACAAGCTAGGTTTGCAACAGAACAATAATTTGAATCCAAAGGAAGATTTTTCTTGGACACTAATGAAGTCAAACGTTCAGCTTGTTCCTTATTCAATGGAGATAATTTCGACAGAAGATTTCCAGGCATGGTGCCTTGGACATTTTCTGACCAATATTTGAGCTGATTCAATGCAGTAAAAGAGGAAGGTGGAGTGTGTGCACCAAAAAGGGACGTAGGAAACGTGAGGGCAATGAAAAAGAGAACTCTAGCATACCCTGAAGAGGCCATTGGTTTCACCGAAACTAGTATTGTACTAATTTGCTTCAGTGGATGAAGTGGTGAGGACTTTGATAGTGGGGCTTCAAATTTATACTAGTTCTCGAGCCTGGACACTCGCCTCACCGGTCCATTTCAGGATAAAATGGTTATTGTAAATTTTTTTACACCATACTTTGctttgtttatatttttatcTAAATTTATTTACATCAGACTCCAACTTATTTGCACCCTAGGCTAAATTGGTCCGAAATGGAACTTGTGAGCCCCCATCCCCCTCTAGCCTTGAGTTTGCTCACACTATAATCTCTGAATGTACATAATGTCAGGGTCAGAGATAGAGTGGGGGTAGCGGGGCAATTGCCCCATGATCCTACCAAAACTCCATAtctatatataaaattataattttgCGCGTACAATTAAATGAAATTATACTACAACATCTAAAGTAGTAGTGCACACTTTGTTTGTATGTATCTATATCCAAATAATTTAAAACATTTAAAATTAATGACACTACCTTATCTAAACAAAGAAAGAGACTCAATTTGCAttaattcttctttttcatCTATTCATCTAGTCTAATGTTCTTTTAGTACACAAACCTATTtgaaaagcttttttttttcgaaaaaaaaactttttgcactacAAATTGGAACTCACAAACATTtctcattttttatttcatcataacaaaaatctaaaaaaaaaattattaggatTGTGAGAGGAGAAGTGGATGAATCCTTTATTAGGAATTTGtgatttgagagattttgtTATGTTGACTAAATTGTAGATTAATTATGCACATAATAACTTTTGACGTAGATTGTGAGTTAAACAATTTTTTCATATTATAATTAGTAAAATTTCATATATGAACATTGCCTCCACTGAATTTCCTTTCTTGCTCCGCCTCTGCATAATgttcaattaattcaaaaaaCTCCAAATGCACGTATATGTtcaataatccaaaaaaaaaagagaaaattgaaaaataaatttatatgAATTGACATTTTGCAACTTGTTTCACGTCTGCATTTGAATGGGTTAAGTATACCAAACATCCACAGAATTTGGCAACATAGTCCAGAACATTAGTTGAGCCCCACTTAAATCTCTCAACTAGCGGTCATAACACCTGAGATATTTGATAGTTAAAAAGTCACTTGTAATCTCGAGTGTGATTGACAATGTAGTCTCTCACATGTAGCGGGCCTTGCAGTATTCACGTTTAGTCTATACAATGGCAGTCGATGTTAATAGTTCAAATTGACCGAGACATCTTAGTCAAAAGACATTAATACCCTTGAATTAGACTAAAGCATCTCGGCTGTGggttcaaacttttttttttccaataaagCCCTAGAAAGTTGGGTAAAAAATGCATGCTCCTCGACAAGATTCTACCACACACTAAATTTTAAAAACCTATATATCCAATTTTCTACAAGTATATAAATCGTTTATTGAATATAGATGATATCAGGTGTCTATCCTACAAAGAAGATTATCAATTACTAGtgatttttgaatttctttattatttagactaccacaaatacaagaaattaaatctacactacatgtatgaaataaaagtaacaaaaataataatagaaatcTCCCAGGGTAATGAAATTCCTCACTCTAGgtatgaaattttagaaaaacataatgaaaataaaatccaaacttgtatattaactaaatttaaaatcaattacaaaagaaaaagagttggGAAGATAgaataacccttgtcacatggcCTCCTTCTTTACCTTCTTCAACCTCATTTTCATCTAGTTAATACACAAGAAAGGATAAACTAACTAATCTAAACCATCATGTACTACCTAAACTAAGAAATATAAGAACTACATCTTAAAGTGAAGAAGTGTATTCAACCACCCCTTCCTCCCAAGCTTAGCTTTAAATGAGAAGATACTAGctcctatttatagagaaatcTTCAAACCTTCTTCTTGTATCTTCAATATGACCATAACTCTAATAAGTCAATATTTGTGGCTTCCATGGAATCAAGAAGATTTGAAGTGACAAAAAGTGGTTCTAGATGATGTTTGAGCTTTGCTTCTAACCACCAAAATGTCTTCTCAATGCTCTAAACAAAAGCAAGAAAGAATGACTTCAAAAAGACTAAACTTGCACAAGTTGTACAATTTGCTCAAAATCTCTGTTGCATAACTAGCCTTGGAACCGGCTCAAGTCTCTATGGTTTACAAGGCCGGTTCCTCTTATGAATTTCGTGACAAACTTCCTACCCTATAATTGGTTTAGTAACTGGTCCTATCTCCAAATCAACTACTCCTAGAGTGGTTGGCTACCAAGAGAATCTTAAGACTTTACTTGGGTGTAGGTTAAGGGATCAAATCACTTGGCCTACATTCTAAAAATCCAAGATTCTTCAGAATGTTCTGCTAGCAGCTGCGTAGGTACCCGTCAGAGTCATTGGTGCTTCAGTGCCCGCCGGGTTCTCCCTTGACTTCTTTAAATCCCTATTCCCTCTCGTATAGAGGAGGAGTAGATGTAGAATAGAATCTATCATATCCGACAAAAAAAAATACCGATCCTACCTCCAGTTACGTTACCCTATTTCACAACTACCTTCTCGCTTCTTCACTTGACTTAGCAACTAAGTTCTTTTAAGCCCTTTTGTCCTTCTCCCTATAAAAACAACCAAATTAAACAAGTAAAAAGGGACAATGATTTTATCCTTAATCAACAATAGTCAAACATCAACTTTTAATAATATACAAACACTTCCCTTCTTGATTTCAAGTAACAAGAGCTTAAGAATCCTTAAAATACCAACAAAATATAATACAAATTAGGCACTTATcaactcccccacacttgaaccttTACTTGTCTTCGAGCAAATCAaaacaatcatcacaaacaaagGTTCAAACAATTTGAAATAAACACATTTACTCATTGAAATTCACTCTTTTAATAAGAAGTAAGGCCCAAATAAAATTGTCATTATTATCACAAGTGCTTATAATAAAACTTGTCATTATTATCATGCGTTAAAGATAACACAATCGACTCAATTCTTTATCTCCAACTTGACTAAGCATGCGACCCGACCCGTGTAACATATGCATAATACAACTTCCCTAAAGTCATTCTCCATGCTCTCACTATCATAATAGTAAATAGTACTAGTAGAGGGGTTTCTAACTATATATATAGACTCACAACTCCTTTGGAAAATTGTCTTTTGATGTGGCAActaacatttttagatgaaaactATCGATTACTCAACAATTGCCTAACTCAAATACTTTTTGACACAACCAACAACCTCTTGGGTTGTTCGCCACCACAAAAGACTTAGGTTTTTGTGGGATAGGAGGTCAAGGGTTCAAACTTTGCTTTCCATCACTTTGCCACTCTATGTGCCTTCTCCAAATTCATATAGGTGCGTGGTGCACTTGTTTGATCTGATGGCAGTTCAGCCCTTGTCAATTTTGGCCAATTGATTTAGTTGGGCTTCCCCTCCCTTCCCCTCTCCCAGAATAGACTAAGGAGCAGTAAGAGTAGAGCAGATATTAAGAGTAGAGTAGATGTTATCGATTGACAAACAAAAGTACCTTTAGATGCGAAGGTCAACATTTCTAGCGAAGACCTCTCGGTTACTTAGTAGAAGAGTTCTGGAAGCTAGAAAGTCACATTTATTCACTctcttatttttaatttttttcttcttttttttccttttttcctttttttatttttctcattttttcaacaaagcgACGATAAAATCCTCTCTTACCACAAAACTAACAAGAACCAAGGAAAATAATTAAAGGATAAATTGCTTACATATAAGTTATATTTATCTAACAACTCACATTTCCAAACgaagatgaagaaaattatCAAACATGCACTTTTAGGCACAATCTCCTCCGCTTAACAAGATATAATTTCCTAACTTAACACAATCATACACATATCAAAGGCATTTCCCATCATTAAAATCATGATTTTTTTCAACGTAAATGTGCAATTCACCAAAATTGGGGAGATAATCCAAGTAGTTGACTTCGTAACAATCAAATTTCACATATTTGGACATAATTTTGAAAACTATTGgagaattttgaaaaacttttgacAGAATTTTCCCTTATAAAAGGACCAATCTCCCTgtcaacaacccaaaatttGTACAATATCTTATCAGCACAAGTCCAAATATACAAATTTTCACATCACAACCCATTTTCATGTCAATATAAATGCACATATCACATTTAAAGTATCCCAACATATCAATTCCCCTCCTCCATACTTAAGtatcacattgtcctcaatgctacagaaaagaaaagaaagttagGGAAAAAACTTCCTTTTGTGATAGCGGCAAAGCAACTCTGTGGAAACTGATCCTCTATCCTCATCAAAGTCAATTGTATTGCTGTTCACATCAAAATGAAGACGAACACACTTAATACTTCACTAAATACAAAACTAATAGTACATAAAGCTAGTGAACAATAAAGTGTGGAGAAAGATAAGAAAGATTAgtggtggcggtggtggtgATGCTAGTGATGGTGGCTCTTCTTGCTCTTGTTCTTGTTCTTGTTGTTGCATTTCCTTTTCACTTGATGATTCTtcaaccacaagtcatttagACGCTCAATAGGAAGAAACTTCACCCTTTCTCTTGCCATTGACTTGCTTACATTGCACCATCTCCTAGAAAGTGGTAAGAAATAAGGGTAAAAGGAATTCTTTATATTGTTTCCCAAATGAacaagaacaaaagaagaaaattaaattagagCCCTATATGCAATATATAGTCCTTTATGCATTTATATGACTCTATTCAACAAATGAATCACCACAACTCTATCACTTATTAAGCACACAAGAAAAACCTTACCACCAAATACTTGTTATCCATCTCTccaaaaaattcactaaattaTCATTTTCCCAAGTTAAACTAAAATAATTAGTTAAGGTGTAAATTCATTCAAAGTCCACTCCATATGTGTCACAAAAACATTAAAACATGATAACTATATCATATGAAGCTAACAACGAAGTTCAAATATATTAACAACTCAACAAAACTCATAATCCAAATTAGTTAAGATTGAGATATTAGCAAGTTAACACTGCAAATTCTCCATATTTTCCTAAACTCTGAACTTTGGCATGCTTAAATGAAACAATCCAACTCATCAAATCATTCATGTACCATCATTTGCATCAAGAGACATTCTTCAAATtcataatgaaaataattcaataaaacacccaaaaattctcaaatttatcaaatattCATCAAGCCCCTACTTTAAGCATCACTACAAGCTCAACTAGTTACTAAAATAATTTAGAAGTAAAACCCATGCAagaatttttcataaaattcaaaattaagaaaactcAAGAAAACCCACTTAGAACAAAAAGAAGTTGGTGAAGAAGTCATACCTCAAACTTGTGTTAGATGGATTAGAGATGCAAATGAATTGAAACCGCCCAAAAATTTCACCCGAAAACAAGCCCAAGTTGTGCGgattgaaaattgaagaacaaggGATCTTGAgcttaaaatgaaaatttgaagtgTTTTTTATTCTTGTTGTTAGGTTAGAAAAGATCTATGATGCTCCTAGAGTGATTTAAGAGCAAGATCTGGTAAGGAAAATAAGCTCAAATGAAGATTTGAGAAATTTGCTAAAAGGGTTGGTAGTGATTCAGTTTggacgaagaagaagaagagaaaagtgtAGGAGAAAAATGGTGCAAAATGAATTTATAAATGGAACAAATGCTTTTAAAGCTTTCATCACATCTAATCGGCTATATAACCGACTCTAACAAGACCCATTCCAGAATCAATTGCTGGTTAGAGGCTTTCTTTAgcaattttaacaaattttcacaATAGAACTggctctgtaattggttatgaGTGAACCGGTTCTTAAGCCAGTTTCTCTCCCCTGTTTCTACATTAGGTTCATTTTGCACACCATGCTATATTCCAAATGTGAAACAAACGATAAAAATCTCCTCAAAACTCTTTTACATACTTAAAAACATATTTGTTTACAAAGAATTCATGTTCATTCAAGTAAACATGAGAAATTAGAGAATGCATAAAATGAGCATAAACTTCCCTTTTCTCCTACTCTAATGCAAGTTTCAAGCTTATTCATAACCTTCTCCATATTTCATGAACTTACCTtacaaaaatcaaccaaaaaaagTTAGAATAATATCAAATGCAAAAAAATGTTGGGTGGCCTCCCAGCAAAcgcttctttatagtcattggtttgactatttcacctcatttttcaaggaggttttgTTAATGAACAATCTACCATTTTAACCCATGGTGGATCAACAAAAGGCTGCTCCATCTCATAAGCCTTATCTCCAAATGATTTGAGATTCAAAAGTAGCTTACCTATCTCAAGTGCTTTATAAATATTACCTTGCATTTATAAAACTTGAGAACTTATTAAAGAAACATCTGCATGACTttcttggaagattatgactttGAAACCTACACTTTCAATATATTTCTCAAGAAGGGTTATATATGAATCGTTCATGGCTTCCTCTTGAGGttcacaattcattccaaagatgttatcatgtgaaatggacattttttcATTAAAACAAGAAGTAAGGTCATCATTTTCGTCAAAAAGATATCCACTTTCACATGCAACATTCCCACTATTCATAATAGGATCAATTCTCAAAAAGTGTTATATATGAATCGTTCATGGTTTCCTCTTGAGATTCACAAT
This Coffea arabica cultivar ET-39 chromosome 3e, Coffea Arabica ET-39 HiFi, whole genome shotgun sequence DNA region includes the following protein-coding sequences:
- the LOC140038531 gene encoding polygalacturonase non-catalytic subunit AroGP3-like → MASSGYARVLFFIALTFPTSLFGAHTPPSSFTALNQLKYWSENVQGTMPGNLLSKLSPLNKEQAERLTSLVSKKNLPLDSNYCSVANLACSPRSLVVNMRAFGAYGYGRISPSLVQHVDPSSFFEISLLKQGSMMHLSNLENQLPQHSFLPSQIASKFSVVENDLQKLFPQSFKNPRTKDAIRSTLIYCNTPPLKEEIQSCLKSLEDMVEFAKTAIAYAVDVLEPKTKLPINTVMVICHMDTSNWSPNHVAFKLLKSSPGKVVACHWVFQNDLLFVSAEED